The Opisthocomus hoazin isolate bOpiHoa1 chromosome 25, bOpiHoa1.hap1, whole genome shotgun sequence genome contains the following window.
TCTAAGTTACCTGCTTAAATATTTGTAAGAATATTGTGTCCAGGGTGTCTAGAAATCTGAGTCTAATATCTTCAGAATGTTGCTTAAATAAGGTATGTTTCAGATCTTATGTTGATATTGTTACAAAAGTCTTCTAAAACTCCTACTAgcacaaattatttctttaaagtagGATTGATTGTGAACCCTAATTCTGCTGTCTTGCCACCCTTCAGCCTCAACCCTGGCATAATCCAGTTTGTGCGGATACTTCTCAAATCTTAATACAGAATTTCAGAAGTTAATTACAGATCACTTGTTCTCCTTGCATCTTACTTTCGTTCTGAAGTGTATTTTTTGTTTCACCTTTCAGGAGAAAGTGGCTAAAGCTCTAGCTGTCAAAAACGAGGCTATTAAAGATCTTGAGACTGCCATTGAGCAGGAGAAGAAGGAGCAGTGGAGGGTCGAAGGCCGCGGTTACCTCTTTGACGCTAAGCGGGTACGCAGTTCCAGCTCTACTCTTGGCTTCTGCTGCAGTCTCTGCTGCATAATCTGGGTGCCCCTTCGTCTGCTGACAAGTAACAAGCCATTTACCCTCTGTATGTTGCAGACAGGGCCAGTTCCACCGCCTGATCCGGTGACTTTTGCTATAGAAGGTGTTCTGCTGCTGGTTTGTATTCTTGACAGATGTTAACCCTTTGATTTCATCTTCTGTGTCTAGAACAATATTGCAATGTTGCTGGAAACTAATTACCGAGAACGATTACTGATGGTGTACAATGAAGTAAAGAAAAGGCTGGACTATCAAGTGGCTATGCAGAATTTAAAGCGTCAGAAAGAACAAGATCACATGATTCAGTGGGTGGAGAAAAACGTTGTTCAGAGCATCACACCTCAGCAggtacttgttttttttaatatgcttcaCATTTTCGTCCGTAGAAGTACTTGTTGTCCGGTGATTGTGACTTAAGCCGGAAGATGCTAGGTCATCTTTGGGTGACTTCCAGACATGGCTGCAGCACATTCCTGCTGCTGCGTAAGAGCTAGGAAGCCCAGTTACTAGGTACCAGATGCTTATGGCACTGGTGATTTGAGCTGGTCACGTGTGGTGTTTGTTGTGGCAGCACAGAGCTAAGCTTGTGATAAGGCGTATAGCTGACTGGTCAGGGAATTCACTTGTAAAATTCTCTGTGAGAGACCACGGCAGCTTAAGATCTGCAGATGTGCTCTAGATGTCTGTCCTTTTGAGGAATGAAGCCAAGAACGAAAAAGGAAACGGTCCTAGCACCACGGGCAGATGGTTTAATGTAGGTCATTGTTTGGATTTGCACCTCTGACTTCATGAGCTGTGATTATATCCCTTTTACTCTGTACCTCGTTTTATGGGTCTAAAAAGGAGTATCTAAAATGCATATTTTGCTTGGTTAAATGTCTTTCCTAACATCTttcttctgaaagctgttttcctttcttttgcagCAGAAGGAGAGTATTGCAAAGTGCATTTTGGACCTGAAGGCATTATCGAAGAGCGCACAGGCAGCAGTGTAACCGCAGAGCATCCGAGTCCACTGATGTGTGTCTCATTGCTAACTGTTGGAAACTGTATGATTctaaactgtcattaaaaaaaactagacaaacaagcaaaacactcTGCTGTCTTTCACTACCAGTAGCGATGGtaatttctgttttgtgtttgaagTAGCTGGGCCTGTCACATAAACCGCTACAGTTAGTTTATACTGGGCGATTACTTGAAATCACAGTTTGTGCCATTCCGTTTGGTTCCTTGTTTGGTCAGGAGCACTTCCAGAGAGAAGAGACAGAATTTACTTTCACACAGTGAAAAATTCTGGTGTTCCTAGAGTGATCAGTTTGTCTTGTAGAATTCGGTGTGATAATGACCTGTAGATATTTTCTGTAATTGTAAACATGTTCTAAAATCAAAAGAAGTGCCAGTGCTCCTGTTCACCTAGTCCCGTACTTGGAGGTATTCTGAATGAACGTCCTCATTTAGAAAACGAACTGAAAAAACCCGCTCAAAGCTTCAAATAGTGATAAAGGCGTCTTCCTGCTCTGTGGGAAAGAGGGCGCAGCAGACAGGAAACGTGTCAGAAGCTACGGGCAAACTTTGCCTCGACTGAACTTGCCCGTATGAAGTTTAAAACAGTGAAATGGAGAAGTTTATTCtagagggtgggttttttctgagttttcatagaaaaaaaagttgctttcttTTGTGTAACAAGGAAAATAGTTTTATCTGTATTATGATAATACACAGTATAAGCCTTTCCATGTTCTTTTTATAGGAAATGTTTTCCCTGAAGGATTGTGTTACATATCAGATGTGCCAGCTGAGCAAAGCACTTAACCTGGGTGTAATCTCATCCTTTCTGTGTTGGGAAGTGGTTTGTTTAGTAAATAAACGTAGGGAAGCAGACTCAGGTGTGCTTACATGCCTCTCTTACATGGATGGGTACTAGAGTGGGGAAATGCTTATTTTTAGTGGAGTTAGTAAAACAGCACAGTTTTCTCCACTTCTCAATACAATAGTTCAGTAAAAAAAGTGTGTTCTTCAGAAGTAAAAACCTTACTTAAAAGTAAGTTAATTAGCTTCAGctgaaactgccttttttttaacgTGAACAGTTGCTGAGAATGCAGGTGTTTTTCATAGTTTCCtgttttttgattttaaaaaagtgaaGTTGCTCAACTTCCACATTTGTGTAACCCCACTTCTGAATGACACTTGAGCTTTAACTAGTTTGACGGATTTCTTTTCACAAAAGCAAGTGGTTAAACTGCTGTGCCAAGGCTTCAGGAGTTTTCTGCCAGGAGGTGGGCAGCAGTTCTATGGTGCGAGGTAAGATGAAGCCGCATCGCTTGTTGTCGCTGCTTTTATTGCTGCAAACACATTGCACTTCCAGAGTCGCTGTAGGCAGCCGGGCGGTCTGAGCCGTTTGACCCTTCTGGGATGCAATGGTGTGCAGTAGGGAAAGATGGCAGCAACAGGGAGCAGGGTGCTTGCTTTCACATCGTCAGCAATGCCTTCACGTTAATCGCAGTGTGCAGTTTGCAGGCTGTGTGCTGAGAAATACCAGGGCAGGAATTTGGGAGGAGACTGGTACTTCCCTATCTTTAAGATTCCACCGCAAATCTGAGAAGAAAGTGACCATTCCTGTTGCTTTGGTGGAAAAAGTCAATGTAACTTGGGAAGGAAAATCTGAAAGAGGGCGTTTTTTTCAAAGCTGCTTCTAGTCGTGGAAATGTTTGTAAAGCTCACTCAGTTCTAGCTGCTGCAAAAGTAATACCGTGGGTGCTTTTTTAGTGGTTGTCCTGAAAGAAGGCGACTTGTTCGTCAGAGCGTAGTGAGCGTGCACGTGTGTGCGCAGGAACACGACGTTGGGAAGTACGATCCGTGCTGTGTCATTGCCGGGTTTGCTCTGTGGCTTTGCGCCAGTTTGTGTAAGCTGTCTGGAAAATTGCTAAAAACTCAGTACAGGAGTTAGAAGAAGGCGACAGGTTTGTTGTGCTCTAGTGTGTGTGTACCTATGTGTACATAAAtatgacttttttccccctccttttagCTTCTCTTGCTGTTCGTTAGTCTTTGGAGAGAATGGGAGGTGGCTCCTCAAAAGGAAATGCaggtattttcttctttacatAATTTACTTAGATGCAGTGTTCTTGACGAAGTTGATCCTGTTCTGACTCAGAAGGGGCTGCTGTGGGGGTAGCTTAGCAGGAGGTGTACGTGTCTGGGGATGAACTGCACGGCCGGCAAAGGCTGCTGTGGAGCAGTAAGCATGTGAATAACTAaatttttctgtctgctgtttCCATTTTCAGCCCTCTGATAGGGAAATGTTACACTTACAGTGATACTTACCAGAATAGATGCATGCCTTTATGTAGTTCTTGTTGCTTGTAATAGAACTGGAGAAATCAACGCATTGTAAAACcgatttttgatttattttttttttcctattcatttCCAGTTACACCAGCACCCATTTCCACTACTGTCACCATATCTACCACTGTATATACCTCTGCGGCTGACTTAAAAGCTTCAGAAGTCAAGTGCTGGATTGACAAGTAAATGCTGCACCCTTATTTCCTGACTTCACATGCAGAGTTCCCTGAGATGTCAGACTCCTCCTGTAAGGGATGAGTTATATCCAATACATTTCATGTCTTGGGGTCTTAAAGGTTGCGTAGAACTTCTTAGTCTGTGCGCTAGACATTTAATTCATAGTGATGCTTAATGCAGGGACGCACCTTTTAATCTCACGGGGCTTGGGATAAATGATGTATTACATTTCATAAAGTTTGGTGAATCTGAGCACTACTGATTCTTCAACACCTCTGTTAAAACTGCGGATTCTGACACTATTTTCTGTGTATCAACAGCCATGAAATATTCTACATATCGTTAGCTTTTATCTCCGGCGTCCTGTTGACTGTCCTGGTTTTTGCCATCTACCTCCTCAGAAAAAGTAAGCGGCACAGCAGAGGGAATAACGGCCGCGTGCCAGTCCAGACCTGGTGGCAGAGGAGTGCTTGACATCTTGTGCTGTGCATATTAACATGGATGGTGCTAAGTTTCCGTGCTCTTTGGGTTGCGTCTTGCAGTGCTAGGGTTTCGAAGTGACTTCAGCAGTTACTTTGAAAGGGGCTCAAATTATGCCTCCCTTGAATAAATAAATCACTTATTGATGAACAGGTCATTCGTGGCAGTGACTCCTCATGAATCGCCCCGGGGCAGTTTTCATGGAAGAATTAACTTTAGCGTTGATGAGTTGTGGTGGGTTGTGTTGGTTGTGTTTAGTTCGGTTTGGTGGTTTTTCATCCTGACGCTGGCTACACGGTTCTCGCCAGACTCATCAGTCTCTGTCATCCTAGCCGCTTCCCAGAGGCGGGCAGGGACTTGGGCTGCTGAACTGCTCGCTCTGCCGGGAAGGTCTGTGACGGGTTTGACAAGCCACGTCTAAGCCACGCGCTCTCTGGTGCTGCTCTGTCACCCCGCTCTCGAGTCTCTCTTGCACCGCTGTCTCCAAACGCAGTGCAGACACCTGAGACTGGAATCCCTCTCCTTCCCAGAGTGCAAGAGATCCCACCAGAATTCGCAGGAGCAAGTTCCCTCCCAGGCAGCGACCGAAGAATCTGCTACAAACATCCAGGTAAAGGTCACAGCTATTGTTTCTAATACTTTATGCAGAGGCTTCAGATTCTTGATGGAATGGTAAGTATTAattggggggcaggagggggtaGAAAAGAGGTTTGCTCTTGTAAGACTCAAGCGTTAGTCGGCAGTTCTTTTGACTCAGAAGTGCTTGCTTTTGTGCATCCAGAGCTTCACCCGTGTTTATAGTAGTCCTGGGAGGTACCTGGACAGTAGGAGGGAGGATATTCCTTCTCTGTTATCACGCGGCTCAAATGCCATAGTCCCCACGTATTTCAAGGATTCTGGGGCTTAACTAAACCACTAATTAGCAGGTTATGGGAAGATCTTTTTAGAGGACAAGCATTTCTGCAGATTTCCTGCATGATACTGGTTCTTTGGAAGCCCCTAATGCAGAGTTGACCCAGGATCCTGCGCTAGACTGACACCTGGTCTGATCCAGCATAGCACTTACTGGTTGCCCACGTGTGGGAACAGACTGTGACTGCTTGTGGTCTGCAGGGTCGAGGGCAAACTGAAAGCAGGAAACTCGCGCTGGGATGCGATGCTTGCATGCTCTCTAATGTTTGCGGCTTCTTTCACATCCCCAGAATGAGGTGGCCTACAGCACTCTGGTCTTCCAGCAAAGTCAGAGACAAATGGCTGTGTGATGATGAAGTTTCCAGTGAAATGAAGATGCTTGCACTTTCTGAGCATCAAATGCTACCAGAACATTACTGCAAGGCCTGTAGTGCTCGGAGAAATGCCAGCACTGCCGTATGTAACATCAGTTCATTTTACAAGGGGAAACTAATGTCTCCTATTCCAAACTGCTTGCCAATGGTTGTGGACAAATTGCTTTTTATACCATATTTCCTTGTCTGTAGAAATCCTAATGAGTCCTTACAATGTACTTTTGAAGCTTCCATTTGTGTGTTTGCTATTGCTTTGAGCGACCAAAGGGAATTGAAAAATGGCATCATTACTCTCCGTCCATTCACGTCTGTGCCCTGAAGTTTCTCTTTTCTGCCACAGACGGTAGTATTTATCTTGGTTTTTGATTGCCAAGTGCTCTGATTAGTTATTTTCTGCTTATTGAAGTTATGATAGCGAAGTGTTTGTATACTAATGTCTGCTTCCTGATTGGGTCACATAAAAGAAATGTATAATCACAGTGTGACAGTCAAAACTTCTGGAAATGTTCATTCATGTGTCATTACCCATGGTGTTCTAAGTATATtgtaaaaagttaaaaatcatcCCCTTTTCATGCACTGGGGAATAAGTTACCACTCGTGACTCAGCCTTAGCAGCCACCGAGAAGCTTCTCTGCGTGTTGCTGTGCCCGCGGGTGGGAGGTGTGTTGTCCAAGCAAGGGCAGCGATCTCCATCTGTTGTTCAGTGCTTCTCCTGCAAGGCCAAACTGGAGCAAAgtctcctgctgcctcagccctCTGGGCTTCAGGAACGTCCTTGTTTCTGGTCACCAGAGAGCGTCAGATTCTTGCAAGTATTTTATCTTTGCTGAAAATGAAGCTGATTGCGTGCGTGCTGTTGTAAAGGCCCCTCTAGAGGAATCTTTTAGGCAGGACAAGTGCCTCGGGTCCTACGGGCTGCTGTGCGCTGAGCTGCAGCCAGCCAACTGACAtggagaggctgcagaggagtgagGCTGGATGTGCCGAAGCTGCGGATGGGCAGCTGGAGTGGGCTCAGCTTAGCTGTGGTGTGTTTGGTGTCTTTCCAACAAAGAGCAGGGCAGTGGCTccacctctgccagctctgctgggctgtcCTGCCTTCGTGACTGCAGAAGCTGGGGGAAGTCCTTGGGACCACTGAAGAGCAGGTGCACCAATACCATTGCGTTCTGAAATCTGGCTCGAGAGGTGCTGGGCATGGCTGCTGACTGTTTTACAGGGTCGGGAGTAGAACTTGTGGTCTTTGTTTTGCTGTATCTGCTCCTAGCTCAGTCATGGCAGTTTCCTCAAGCGCTATTTAATAGAGAAAATACCTATTGCTCCTCAAAATGTGCAGCTGCTGAGAGGCTCATGAGGGATGATTGTAGTTGgttcacttttttttgttgttttataaaaTTAATAACAATGTTAGTCTGCTGCCTGAGAGCAACTGAGAAATAAGAACGTCTGAAAACTTACCTGGCTTGCACAAACGTTACTTCACCATACCGACAAGAATGCTGCCTTCCTGTGTTGGATACTGTTGGATCCTGTGTTAGAAATGCAAGGAACGGTGACTCACCACAGgctttcccctccacccccatgcCGAGACCAGGTAGGATGTTTGGTTTTCATGTAGATGTTTCTTCACCGTGAATTGTACTGGGACTTGGCACAACCATTCCATGTATTTTGTGAAACGTTGCCAGCCAAAGCGCAGTAATAGTGTGTGCCTACGGACAGGACAGAGCCGAGTGTGGTACAGCCCTTGGAGGTGGAGGGTGACAGAGAGCCTCCATTTGTTTCATGGCTGATAACGCGTCCCAGGCCGTCCTCTTGTCTCTCTTCCCCATGCCAAGAGCTCTGCATGGTCATACGCAGCTCTAATGGTAGCCATCAGCCAACTCTTTGTTTTATCAACAGCTGGAGGAACTGGGGACAACTGCATCTGCTAATCAGAATAGAAGAGGCGTTGTGTGTCCGCTGTTTTGCTCTTCTGGCTTTCCCGTTTTCACCGTTTCAGTCCGTTTCTGCTAGAGATGTTTGTACTTGTGGTCTCCCTAAGGACAAACTTTCCCAGCAGGAATTTGCAAGGCAAAATGCGTGGGTATGGGAAAGCCCAGTACAAATTGTCCAACCCTGGGAGGGTGGGTGGAAATGTCTCATGGGTTAAATGGTGCTTTGAAGGATGCATGGACTGTAGCGGCCAATGATATTCCCTGGCATTTTGGAATTCATTATCTGGTTGCAAAGTCAAAAGGATGGATTATTAGAGCTACAGCGATGACGTCTCGCAGGAGCGTGCTAAATCCTTTGCTCTCCTTGAGTGGTATTTGTATATGTGTGGGCTGCTGGTATGTGTCTTCCCTCATCTTCACATCTGTTTAAGCATTATTCAGCCATTTTGATTTTGCTGATTATTCAGCCTATGTCTGACCTGCCTGAACATTTTCCAGCCAGCACCACCGTGGCAGAAGACCCTCtcccggagcagggcagctgctccTCTGGTTGCCTGACAGGGAGAGGCTGGCTCCAGCTGTGGTGAGCATCTTGCTTCATCGCTGAAAGGTGAGCTGTCGCCGGGGGTTCCCTCTTGGGGGGCTGAGCAGGGTCAGCCAGCTTGCTGAGACTGCTCTCCTTCACAGCTTGCTTTCAGAGGGCAGGACAGCTTCTCCTGCTCTCGGTCCCCTCTGTTTCTGTTCTCTCCCCATATCCTTATGCCTTGTTCTTTTGGAGTTTGTCAGGCAGCCTACGAGGAATTTGGTGCAGTGCTACTCCCTCTTTTCTCAATTTCTCCAAAATACATGGGGAAAGTTTGCTGTGTGTCATTCAAATGAATAATTTTCTGCTCTTTAGGTGGGACCTGGTTTTCTGCTGAAAGCAATCAGTTCTATCAACTGATAATGAGAGATCATGTAACAAATTTCTCGTGTACTTACGCAGCGACTTCCTTTGGTGGCCTGTTTGCTAATAGAGTTAGACTGTGTTAGACTGTAGCTTTGGCCTGTGACAAGGGTTACATCAGATAACAAATTGAGATGTCTGGTTTCAGCTAAAGGAGCAGATGCCAACACTTCCTGACATAAATAACAGAATGATGCACtcgtttttctgctttttcttcttttattatttaaaaatggaggaaaagagcCTGGCCTTTAATGCCTATTTTCAGTTTGACCCATGTTCCCTAAAAACAGGCCATGTGAGCTGTGGTGTAGTATTTACTGCAGATTCTGTGCCGTCCATCCAGGACACAGAATAAAGCAGTGTGGAGATTTCATACAGGCTGCTTTCTTGATTGTCATGGGAGAAGAGCAGGTTGAATTAATATAAAATCCATCTaataattattgttattaatgAAAATGTGACAACGCTGACTGTAGCATAAGCTGACGAGACCCACATCTATAGCCTAACTTGACAGAGAAGACAAAGGGTGTAAGAACAGTCAGCGAGGACATGCCTGGATTATGAACTGCTGTGTTACCAACAACAAAGAACACATTTATCCTATTCTTCAGTGGACCCAGCCAatctttatgtaaaaaaaaaaaaaaaaaacactggaaaaaatttgTCTTATGTAtctgttctgtattttgaaaCAATTTAATATAAAGACATATCTAGACACACAGTTAAACACCTTTAGAACAGTCTTCAGATCTGTAACAGGTTGCTACAAAAAGAGCAACTGTTCATCAGGTTCACAGAGGAGACTTGCAGCAAATTACATTTAAATCTGGTGTTAGGAAAATGGTTTGTGATTGTAGGGAGAATTAAGCATGGGAATGTGCTGTGCAGGAAGAATCCCCCAAATGGGTGGTTTTTGGCAAAAATTAGGAAAACGCATCCTTGAATTGTGTAGAAATAGTTGATTCTATCCTTGGTTaaggagctggggaaggaggaaagaactTAAATATATATCATTAGTTTATTTTTTGACAGTCTTCTCTTCCTGGCGTGCCCTCCTGTGCCCAGCATATCTTGTTAGTGAATAGCTTCAGTGCCTTCAGCCTTTCAGCTCTCGCCTGGTGCTCTGTGTCTGAGTTCAGCTTTTGCAGGCTTCTGGGGTGAGCCTTGTCTTGATGCAAAAGCAATGACAGTCTCCCACTGGCAGGCTCTCCCCCGAAGAGGAGGAGGATCACCAAAGCCAGTGCAGCTTCTGACCTTGGGGCTGCGATGGTCAAGAGCGGGTGGGGGCAGCTGGACAATGCAGTTGTTCATCTGCCGGTGGAGGTCTCACAGGAGATGCTACAGGTACATTGCACAGGTGCTACTGGACAAGAAAAAGGTCGGGGCAAGTCTGGCTGTTTGTAAGCAAAGGGCCTATAACTGGGCAACAATAGAAATCAGAATGATAACAGAGTTAGTCTGGAGTTAAAACTCGAAATGAACAAGCACTGTTTTCACCAGCTGTGCATGGCTCCGAGCTGGGGAACGATGAGCAAAAAGCCTGCCTTGAGAGTGCTTTGGGTCACTGGCCTGCTAAATATCTTCAAGGCAAGAAATAAAAACTGGAACGTCCTGTTGAATGAAGACGCTTGCCTGGAAGATCTGGGCTTGGTACAGCAACCATCAAGCAGAATTCTCTGGGGTACAGTAACGCGGGTGATCATAAGTGATCCTTCGGAGCTTAATGTCAAGTGTGGATCAGACTAAGAGGAGCTTGCCCTTGTCATAAAACAGTTTATGCAGGAGCAGGAGTAGATGAGACAGAAGGCACATTTTCCCATGTGTTTCTTAATGAAGGAAAGTGGCTTATCAGTGCTCTGCTATATACTGGCAGGTCAACATTCATTCTTGATTTATGACTGTTAGTCTGTTGTTGGCTGTGTAAGAACTGGGTCTGTTTTTTTGCACAGGATATAGGTCCTTAAAATGAAAAGGTACGTGGTTTTGAACTTTTTTATCTTGCAAGCATAGACAATGGGGTTCATGGCAGAATTGGCATGGGATAACAGAATTCCCAAATACATCAAAGACTGGGGGATGTCACCCTCAGGGTAAAAATAGGAAACACAGTTTAGAATGCACAGAGGCAACCAGGATATGGCAAACAGGAAGAGAACAAGTGCGAGAGATTTGGCTGTTTTGAACTCCTGTCCATAAAATGCTCCTGCCCCTCTCACGGTGGTTGTACCTTGGCTTAGCTTCGTCCGGATGATGTAAAAGATTTCAACATACAGAGCACACATGATGAGCAGAGGGACAAGGGTCCATAGAAAGAAGCCAAAGTACACCATGTAATCCATCCTCATCACAGAGGTGAATCGACACCTGAGAAACTCGGAGTTTCTTGGTTCTCTCTTGTTCCATCCAAACATGGGGACTAACCCTACCAGCAGGGACACAGACCAGCACAAACCCAGCGCCCACCAAACTCTTCTCTCTGTAGTGATGATTTTGTATCTGTTGGGGAAGAAAACCCAGGCCATGTTAAAGAGAAGTGTTGAAAATAGTTAAGGGTCTCTTCAAGGGCTCGCATGTTCAGATACTGCAGGTTCATTGTCAGGAGATGGAGCATTAGTTTCTTTCGGGGGGGCGACCAAATCTTATCTTGAGAGAAGCCCTAACTGTTACTTTGCAGCACCCATAAGATGAACTATTCTTAACTTCCCCTCTTTATAATTGGATGTTTTCAActattttgtttcttgtttcattATGATCGTAGTGCTCCTCTTGCCTAAATACTGTTTTTCTACTATTAGCAGTTCTATATTATCTCTCCGCCAATTCCTTGTACTCTTTACCTTTGGTTTATGCCTTTTGCAGGACCAAACTGTTCTTTCACTCTTCAATTTTGTAGGTCCTTTCCCCACAAAAAAATGACTTCTTTCATGCTTGAGGTTTTGCCTTGCATTTCTGTGTTATGTATTTTTCCATTCAAATATAAAAAGCGAGTGACTTCTGAAGTTAGCCCCTAGCAATTCTGTTCAACAAATGCTAAAatgaattttatattaaaaactagcctcaaaaacccaaagaaatctaTAGTACTCTCAGCATCCTGTGCAACTGAAAAAACATCTGAAGAATTCACCCGTTTGACCACAGACCCATCCTGTGGCCAAATTCTGATCAGCAGTAACACCGAGCTATTGGCCCTGCATGAACGCCCCGGGGTCTGTCCACGCTGCGTTACGAACTGCAGAGGGGGGTTCCTGCTCTAGATACCTCGTCTCGGTGGGCTTTTAGGCACAGGCACTTCCTCCATGCGCAAGCATGCATTTAGAGTAAATATTTGTTAGAAAAGGGGCGAATTCAAGGAGACAGAGGAGGGtggcatgcctggggcaggggctgggcgtGGGAAAGCTGGCCGGAGTGGGGCGAGCGGAGGGGCCCGTGGTGGTCCAGCGCTCACCTGGTCGGCAGCTTCACTCGCAGGTACCTGTCGATCGCGATGGCCAGGAGGGAGAGCACGGAGGCGTTTGTGAAAACCACCATCAGGCAGCACATGAACAGGCAGGTGTGGAAGTGGACACTGATGCCCAGGCTCACCACGATGGCCAGCGGCATGACGAGGATCCCCACTGCAATATCAGCCAGCGCCAGGGAAACGATGAAGTACAGAGTCGTGTTCTGAAACACTGAGTTCAGCTTCACCACCCAGATGACCAGGATGTTACCCAAAGTGGCAAACAAAGCAACCAG
Protein-coding sequences here:
- the ATP5PB gene encoding ATP synthase peripheral stalk subunit b, mitochondrial, coding for MLSRLVLRAAPAARRSLLPAATAGVLHTTRPLHTTQQCLAPLPPLPEKGGEVRHGLIPEEFFQFLYPKTGVTGPYMLGTGLLLYFLSKEIYVINHETVAGACILTVIIYGIKKYGSNVAAFADKLNEEKVAKALAVKNEAIKDLETAIEQEKKEQWRVEGRGYLFDAKRNNIAMLLETNYRERLLMVYNEVKKRLDYQVAMQNLKRQKEQDHMIQWVEKNVVQSITPQQQKESIAKCILDLKALSKSAQAAV
- the ADORA3 gene encoding adenosine receptor A3, giving the protein MPNDSLVLSSLDGIYIGTECLVALFATLGNILVIWVVKLNSVFQNTTLYFIVSLALADIAVGILVMPLAIVVSLGISVHFHTCLFMCCLMVVFTNASVLSLLAIAIDRYLRVKLPTRYKIITTERRVWWALGLCWSVSLLVGLVPMFGWNKREPRNSEFLRCRFTSVMRMDYMVYFGFFLWTLVPLLIMCALYVEIFYIIRTKLSQGTTTVRGAGAFYGQEFKTAKSLALVLFLFAISWLPLCILNCVSYFYPEGDIPQSLMYLGILLSHANSAMNPIVYACKIKKFKTTYLFILRTYILCKKTDPVLTQPTTD